In a genomic window of Phaenicophaeus curvirostris isolate KB17595 chromosome Z, BPBGC_Pcur_1.0, whole genome shotgun sequence:
- the S1PR3 gene encoding sphingosine 1-phosphate receptor 3: MMAAVTVPSDALVIPQGNEEMDSLIVLHYNYTGKLISREKATDNMDLPTIAFLILCSFIVMENLMVLIAIWKNNKFHNRMYFFIGNLALCDLLAGIVYKVNILMSGKKTLSLSSTIWFIREGSMFVALGASTFSLLAIAIERHLTMIKMRPYDANKKYRVFLLIGTCWIISVSLGALPILGWNCINNLPDCSTILPLYSKKYVVFCISIFIAILVAIVILYARIYILVKSSSRNVTNHNNSERSMALLRTVVIVVSVFIACWSPLFILFLIDVACRVKECSILYKANWFISLAVINSAMNPIIYTLASKEMRRAFFRLVCGCLVKSKVARSLPIQPTPDHSRSKSSSSNTQKPREDFPPMNVSSYIAEKNESSFHNGNFCK; the protein is encoded by the coding sequence ATGATGGCAGCAGTTACAGTGCCATCTGATGCTCTTGTCATCCCTCAAGGAAATGAAGAGATGGATTCTCTGATCGTACTGCATTATAATTACACAGGAAAGCTTATTTCAAGGGAAAAGGCAACTGATAATATGGACCTGCCCACTATCGCATTTCTGATCCTATGTAGTTTCATAGTCATGGAAAACTTGATGGTGTTGATCGCCATATGGAAAAACAATAAATTTCACAACCGCATGTACTTTTTTATCGGCAATCTAGCTCTCTGTGATCTTTTAGCTGGGATTGTTTACAAAGTAAACATTCTTATGTCTGGGAAGAAAACTCTGAGCTTATCCTCCACCATCTGGTTCATTAGGGAAGGCAGTATGTTTGTTGCCCTGGGAGCCTCCACTTTCAGCTTGCTAGCAATAGCTATTGAGCGACATTTGACCATGATTAAAATGAGGCCTTatgatgcaaataaaaaatacagagtgTTCCTTCTTATTGGTACATGCTGgattatttcagtttccttGGGTGCCTTACCCATCCTTGGCTGGAACTGTATAAACAACTTACCAGATTGCTCAACAATTTTGCCTCTATACTCCAAGAAGTATGTTGTGTTCTGCATTAGTATCTTCATAGCCATCTTGGTTGCTATTGTCATCCTTTATGCCCGTATCTACATCCTGGTAAAGTCCAGCAGTCGTAATGTCACTAACCACAATAACTCGGAACGGTCCATGGCACTCCTTCGGACTGTTGTGATTGTTGTCAGTGTCTTCATTGCCTGTTGGTCTCCACTGTTTATCCTGTTCCTCATCGATGTGGCCTGCAGAGTCAAGGAGTGTTCTATCTTGTACAAAGCAAACTGGTTTATTTCTCTGGCAGTCATCAATTCTGCAATGAACCCCATTATCTACACGCTGGCCAGTAAGGAAATGCGTCGGGCTTTCTTTCGCCTTGTTTGTGGCTGCCTGGTGAAATCCAAGGTGGCCAGATCTTTGCCTATTCAACCCACACCAGATCACAGCCGAAGCAAATCCAGCAGCAGCAATACCCAGAAGCCAAGGGAAGATTTCCCACCAATGAATGTTTCCTCATATATCGCTGAGAAAAATGAATCTTCATTTCACAATGGAAACTTCTGTAAGTAA